ttaacattttttctttgaaagtCAGATCACGCCTCTAGTCGTGTTTTATAGTGCTTGTTGTGTGAAGCTCCTTTGTCTTAATTTAATTATTTCCCGCTGAAGAATGACaagttaataaaaatatacatttttggcAATAGATAAAATTTTAGCGACGATATAGAATAAATTGGATTTAAATGGGAGTTAAAACAACGTTTGGGACATAAATATTTACGACTAATACGATTGTCCCGGCAATAACATTTCTCtgtagaaaaatatcaaacagtatAAAGTTGGTAGGGTATTTCATTCCGATAAGTCTTACCTTTTAATGAAATTGTATGgccttatttatttattatcaatttACTTTTTCTTTGGAGATACTATTTAGATAAAAGTATTGACCGGAAAAAACAATTTCACCTATTCTAACGTTTTCcgaaaatcaaatttgaaagtagAAATTTCCGTTCAAAGTGACGAACATGTGTTTACTGTTTATACCATAAGTTCAACTTCAATggtataaaacacatttattctgCATAATGTTATCGTGTTATTGAGATTAAAATGCATGTTTAGTTCTAAATTGCTTTAAATGCCAAACTATTTAGacaagaaaaaagtgaaaataaatgaGTGGGGTCTTGGAGCTATTTTTATTGggatttgtttttcaaagatcTCGGATAAATTTTGTAGTGGGATAGACAaaagtattaaaagtattttctACATGTGTCCCGGTTTGTTAACTTTATCTTGCATAATAGCCCTCCAGTTGCGATTTTAATCGTGCATGTGTCACGATTTTGTGTTTCATAATCTCTGTATGAAATGGTTTTCTAATCAGCTGTCGACTGAAACAAACTGTAAGCAGCTTAAGGGTATAGGCCTGAATGAGTTAAGGCATGTTTAAGTGactataatttaaaaatttgaataacTTATCTCAAAGAtttgattatttttgtaaactatttGGAGTAACGCCTTAAAAGATTAAATTTAGTTCTTCAGAAATTACAAGAATGCAACCTTTAATTAATAGCCGCCAACACATGCTCCTTCCTGAAAAACGAGTTCAATCCTTAGCTGTGAACAAGTTATTGAGACGGACTCTGCTAAAATGGAAAAAGTAGGGAACCGGCAAAAACACAAAGCAATATAGACCAATAACGATCATTCCTTTCGTTCACTGGATATAACAGACGCTATATCTTACAAATTTCTCGGCTGACTACTGAAAGACATCTCACCTCCAACTTCAAGAAGAAAGAGAAGAATACAGAAAACAAACCTTGGACTGGGAAGAGGAACAACAAAAAGGTTCCTACGACATAGTAAAAGAATGATACATTGACGAACCCATTGATACTTGCGTTACCTAACCCTTCAATACCATTTAAATTGCATACGGACGCAGAGGGCTTGGGAAAGTACTCTACCGAAACCAAGACAAAAAGAACTAGTAAGCTTTTATTATACTAGAATCTCTTACTTTAAAAACTGCCAGAACAGCAGTTCTCCGATTTTTCTACGCCTATGATTTACCATACACAgaaaatttccccctttttaacTGATGTTCGGCAGAGAACTAAAACTACCAACATATTCAGTATTTGAGACAGAAATTGAACCTTgcccgcttagttcaatagggagagtgcagatctattgaTCACGCCAAGCAGAATCCGTAAACAAAACgttgtttttgaaggtaaagtttttaaaaatatatttttgtgaaatgacacctagctggtgcaagtccttatatcaatgcgtacctccggtgatataacatatgtccgtgtctgctttagttttgctgcTAACCCGGACAAACcgcaatgcttccacagcaagcgtattttcaaatggcttgaaAACTAAACCAAAGCGACTGTTCCTTATAAAACGACCAATTAGTTGTCACCGCTGCGTTCTCTTTGATATCTAACATCATTTTGGTAGGATTTTCGCTCAGAAAATGGTGTATTTCTGGATAGATCGCCGAACTCGAAAAATGTCAGTTCTAAAGTCCAAAAGTTCTCACAGAAAGCACTATTTTAAATCGCGATTTTCTCGTTCCTCTCGTTGAATGCAATGCCGCAATTAACGCAGGTAACGTTTTCCCTACCAACGCAATACTTTGTAAAGGTTACTGCACGtggatagtgatattttcaagaaaatgtgggtAACGCAAAAACATGTTCCCACAGCCAGTTACTTTAGACCAATGCTGTCACATCAAGCATAAATCTTTAATAGCTGACAGTTTAACCACTTCCTACTGTTAATTTTGCCAAGAAGATAAAGCAAAATGATTCTTATGGAATCGTGCCACCGATTATTTACtgtatctcgcacttgtgtaAGATGTCGATAAAATCCGTGGAGACCGATTGATTCTTCCATTTTCCCGCCATGTATCCAACTGGCACGTGGCGTTTATAATGCATTGATCAAGAACTCATGAATACTCCATATGTTTCCTTTATTAATTTTCGGTATGTGAACCTAAATAACGATACTCATTGAAAAaccaataaaatacatttatcaatTAACATCATAATTAATATCACCTGTATTGATCCATCTCGTTGTCATAGGTTCGAGTCCTCTGTGTAACcctatcattttgttttttatatgttaACTTAACAGGCACGCTTATCATGATTATCGTTAATTTTCTAGAAAAACTattctactattcaacattcTTCTTCATGTATAATAGTTCCGTGAAACCGTTTTACGAAATGTCGATATTTCGGACAATGATTTCATTTACTTCAATGTAATGGCTGTTTCGCATACGCACCAAAACTGAACAGGGATAAGTAATAGAATACAATGCAGCTAACGAGAGTTCCAGAAATGGAAACGAAGCTGAAACAAAAAACGTGCTTGAATTGAAAACAAATTCTCTGTATAAACATCCCTTTTTCCTAAAACTAGTCGAATTTTTCTTTGCTCTtacaaatacaatgtagtaaAACAATTGCACAGAATCCTCGTGATTcgcatgtttataaatcacatgtaCCCATTTTATTATCCGGCGGCGACGTAGTGCCTTTGTATGATTGAATACCATAGCAATAATTATCATCGTCATCCATAGACAGGGATTTCTATATATTTGTGAAAGCACTAGCCTCTTCCGAaacgtttttataaaaaaataaataagtcaATAGGAAACCCGGTATCATAATGATCCCCGACAGTCCTCGTTTATAAAACAGCTAACTTACTGACTGCAGTTTTTACACTCTTTTTCTGTGCAAAGATGTGACACGAAATTGCTAGCCCAACATGAATTTAAGCTGTTGCGCACGTGTTTTGTCTGTAACACAGTTTTTATTTCTGTCGCATTGTTTGGTTAGATtgccaaaatcaataaggattaATAAGGATATGTATCAGTGCAATGTTGAACTCTAAAATCCGAGAATATCATTTTTCTCTCAAgtgtttatgtgaaaaaaaaaacaacattatatttcCATGATTGATTGATTTGCGAGGTGAATTTACCTTCTGTTAGTTTCAAATCATATTTCGTCGCCTGATTAAAGCTAATGATAGGTAGCCCTGcaactttttttttgctttaaactaTTATTGACAAAGCCAGCTATTTTACAATGTAGTAAACATATTGTGACTTGCGAAATATTTGATATCGTTTCCGAAGCATTATCCATCTTATTAATTTCTGTTATTCGTTAAGTAGGATGTGGCCAAAATGATCACAATGTGTTAATTTCGCATTAtagccatttaataaaaatgtaataaaacatgtttattaaaacatgttcCTCGTGATGCCATTATTCTAAAAACTTGTGActaatttttgataaatcatgTCCAATGAAATGACAAGCCTACGTCGGGACATGATACATGTATGCTTTAAAATAATGCCGTTGGCTCAACAGGACTTTTCCAAAACCGTATTTCTGTAGAAATTGTACTAGATCAATATAGATCTTCTATACATTTTCGTCAACTGACCGGCAGATTTTCCGAATATTtggttagtttaaacatattttattgcttataatacatgtatcatTACAGCAACATATAgatattacataaaattaattacttttacgaaattaacaattataacatgtattacGAAAGCTTGAATGAAGAAAAGACCAAAGTATGACTGAAactaaaaaaagataaatgtagctagtttaatgttatatatgatgttgATATTGTTATGTTTCCTCATAAATCTGTTTCCTAGGAGCTAGGCAAGGGCAGGAGTAACTGTATTAGTTTTAGATAAATTGAGGTTTGATTAATAATCAATATCAAATGGTTAGGTTTAACGTGGGCTTAAGTTGTAAAGAGCCAGCCTAAAGAATGAAAACACGACttaaatatgcgtaaatatcgggcAATCTTATACGCCTTAAAGGATTTCCAAATGGAATGGGAAGCAGACGatcattttggcgggaaaacagcCCGTGCCTTCCATGGTGCTCCTTTTGTATTGACCGCATGTTAACAGCAACTTTAGTATTTGCGTTATATCTTTTGATTATTCAAGTGTTGTCTCGATACAACTAAATTCATGTGAAATCCAATTGGGAAAGGACTATATGTCAAATAAGAATCATTTTGCTTTATCTTCCTGGCAAAATTAACAGTAGAAAGTGGTTAAACTATCAGCTAACGATTTTTGCTTGATGTGACAGCATTGGATTAAAGTTACTGGCTTTGAGAGCATGTTTTTGAGCTAtccacattttcttgaaaatatcactatccaCGTGCAGTAAACTTTACAAAGTATTGCGTTGGTAGGGAAAAACGTTACCTGCGTTAATTGCGGCATTGCATTCAACGAAAGGAACGAGAAAATCGCCATTTAAAATAGtgctttctgtgagagcttttgGACTTGAGAACTGACATTTTTCGAGTTCGGCGATCTATTCAGaaatatgccatttttttaaGCGAAAATTCTACCAGAATGATGTTAGATATCAAAGAGAACGCAGCGGTGACAACTAGTTGGTCGTTTATCAAGGAACAGTCGCTTGGGTttagttttcaaaccatttgaaaatacgcttgctgtggaagcattgcgTTTTGCCCTTgttaccagcaaaactaaagcagacacggacatatgttatatcaccggaggtacgcattgatataaggacttgcaccagctagatgtcattttacaaaaatatatctttaaaaactttaccttcaaaaacaccgttttgtttacaaattctgcttggcgtgataccccagttgaaacgtcacaagCCACGTGATTTTGCACCCTGCGTATGCGCATTAAAATCACTCACTGTAACTTTTCCCAAATTTGTAGGAGCTTGTCCTCCCCTCCAGGaatgtttccgtcaattcttaagAAAAAGAAGATAAAGAGGAAAAAAAAAGGATGaagttaaaaatgatttaaatcggCTTGTAACAAAAAACCCGACATATATTATATGAGAGAACAAGGAGAGAATGCAGAAGTGAACATTACGTCACAGATTCAGAAAAGGGAAGCAGGCGCTTATGTGTCACTGGTATATCACGAAGGGAGCGCCTTCGAATTCTTTCcaaatgatgaaatgaaagaaGGTAGAAAAAGAAGTAGAAACAGATGAGAGGGAAAATGAGGTGATGTTTAAACTAGTCAGAGAAACTCCTGACAGTGAAATAGCTATAAAAGAAGTAGGCGTAGAACAAACTAAAGACGAAGATAAAGGTGACGCAATATGTTTTAATTGTGGATCCTATCTTGCAGCATATTTTACCGAATCAGGGATGCAGTGTTGATTTTGTAGAACAAGAGAGAACAAAATAGTTTGATTtgaacaaaaacataataaagtaaaatgttgttttcctCTTCGTTATTTTATTCTTTGGGAAGGTGTCAGATTCTATAGAGGATTGCAAGTTcaatatacaaacattttaagCTCAATTAAATCACAAGTACAGGGTGAAAGGATGATCTATTGGTATAAAGGGAGCGTCCATTGTCCATAGAAGTCGTTCACAGATTAATTTTTGatactctagagatcacaattttggcacTATTAAGTATTGagacttggtcaggatgttttgGACGAGTCTAAAACTCAATTACTGTAAAAACACTTATTTCCGATGGGTCAAAATTTCTCAAatttggcgacctgtggttttccatttttttattttaatatgcgcgaaattgtaaaaatggtatcatactatTTACGCAAGGATAAATTTTCACGAGATCTTGGGCCTCGCGAAtaaagcaaaaattaaaccctcgcaaaaatttctgcttttacagtctTTGGTTTCAACCACTACTTtattaggtcaaaacaaagaaaatcatTGATAACATTCAATGTGCCACATGTTTTAACCAGTCTACacgaaacctggtcagaatgtttgtctttttaaactctatgttaatttaaacaatttggtCATCTAGGATTAaaaggtcaaattatagaaacacATTTTTAACATTCTAACTGTCActttttgtatgattttgataTACATGAGTTTGGTCAGACTGTGTGTTTATAAAATGTCTAGATCAAGTTCTAAATAAAGTTATAACACAGTCTGTTACATAAATATAAGTCGAACCAATGTACTTAACCTTTAAGTTTGTACAAACAATGACTTTCAAGCTTAGTTTGGTTTTATTGATTGCCAAATTACTTAATACCTTTATAATTACATAACCCAAGGTAGGAGAAGGTTACGTCCTGTTTTATTaagacaaattttgaaaaaagaacactgcatgtaaaataaagataaaatacctGCCTGATATCGTAAGCATTTTAATTTATCACTCCGATAACTTCAATTGCGTACTTGTGTGTATTTCGTGACACGTTATATCTAACTTTAATTACGCAAGACTAGTTAGGATATCACGTAATAAAATAGTTATatgttttcataatatttttaatGCGTTCTTCACTTTAGATGCTGAGAAAAAATGGCAACTACGAATCATGAAAAATACAGTAGATTAGTACTAATGTTGGTACGTGGGGGCACGAAAATCACAAGGGCTTTATTGGAGAAGCGTATAAAAGACCTAACACCACAAAATCATGAACCAGATCCTTGGACAATCGACCAGTTCCTAAATgcaaataaacagaaaataatcgGCACTCAAACAGGCAGAGCTAAAGAACGTATGCTTTTTCCCGGAACAACTTGCACAAACGTTGAAGACTGGGACTTATATATGTTTTGCTTCGTCTTGATTGATATATGTGGTGTTTTCCGCACAGTGCGCATGGATGTGGATCAGTTGCGCAAGATAAGAAACAAACTGTGTCACCTTAACGAGCCAAGTATAAACAGTGAGAAGTACGAACATTACGTTGACAAGATAGAAGTAATTTTTGACAGGTTACTTGCGGAACTCAATGACCGGCACCTTATGATAGCAATAGCCGAAATACTTAAAGCAGCAAAGGAAGAACCCTTAAGTTTTAAAGAAACACTCATCGTGGTGCATAAATTCTTTTCAATGGATGCTGAGACACGGGAAATACTATCGCAACAAAGCAAAGGTAAATTATAGTACAGTCATGTAAcatctttttaaaacataaacttGCCAAAATGAGTTTCAGAGTATTAGAAAAGCTAAAGAAGCTGAAATACTGATTTAATGAAAGAGAGAGAGTCAAAATAATGCGATAGAAGAATAAATCGAACATGCGTAAattgttaaaatcatacttttaaagaggcatgcctccagatcgttcgacaacaaaaaaagaaatattttttttagatatcttgaaataaatgctatatttcttaagaaggctttaaaatttaattactgacaaactttatgttacggaaacacatgagaatttgctgtttttactactttttacgatgaaaatcgaaaagcgtttgccACGCTTTTACTTCAGGTAaattgtctcgattataaatatctatatttggaagtcattattcactacttcagctatagcgctattggttacgacgatcggaaaatgtctttattgccgcggcggtccggggttcgattcccgaagcggtcatctttttttcttgatttggaatttttgaaatattctagaa
This DNA window, taken from Mercenaria mercenaria strain notata unplaced genomic scaffold, MADL_Memer_1 contig_4379, whole genome shotgun sequence, encodes the following:
- the LOC128553841 gene encoding uncharacterized protein LOC128553841, whose protein sequence is MATTNHEKYSRLVLMLVRGGTKITRALLEKRIKDLTPQNHEPDPWTIDQFLNANKQKIIGTQTGRAKERMLFPGTTCTNVEDWDLYMFCFVLIDICGVFRTVRMDVDQLRKIRNKLCHLNEPSINSEKYEHYVDKIEVIFDRLLAELNDRHLMIAIAEILKAAKEEPLSFKETLIVVHKFFSMDAETREILSQQSKDIENVMEKVMELNSKVDLLLQDRVHDANEIVEVPGKKI